A genomic segment from Gemmatimonadota bacterium encodes:
- a CDS encoding WhiB family transcriptional regulator, producing the protein MTPQQQAMAALDAVDAGDLDTAYAIARTLPVTPPAPIRLDPGWASRAECRDTMGELDGVIFAAGRKPPAVVRDFIADYCKPCPVKAECYNAGRDEPHGVWGGIWHGGDK; encoded by the coding sequence ATGACGCCGCAACAGCAGGCCATGGCCGCGCTCGACGCCGTGGACGCTGGGGACCTCGACACCGCGTACGCCATCGCCCGGACGTTGCCCGTCACACCCCCAGCACCCATCCGCCTCGATCCGGGCTGGGCGTCTCGTGCGGAGTGCAGGGACACCATGGGCGAGCTCGACGGCGTGATCTTCGCCGCGGGCCGGAAGCCGCCGGCGGTGGTGCGGGACTTCATCGCGGACTACTGCAAACCCTGCCCGGTGAAGGCCGAGTGCTACAACGCCGGACGCGACGAGCCGCACGGCGTCTGGGGCGGCATCTGGCACGGGGGGGACAAGTGA
- a CDS encoding DNA adenine methylase, which yields MTLAAPFPYFGGKRRAAPIIWAALGDPAGYVEPFAGSAAVLLARPTFSGRRVETINDADGWLVNAWRSIVARPGDVARHAAGPVTEIDYHARLAWLQERRSPDLVAWLEGDPEACDAKAAGWWLYVMACGIGDPFGAGPWRVVDGHLRKSGDAGRGVNRELPHLGNAGRGVNRELPHLGNAGQGPLADYLDRLARRLARVRITCGSWERVVTPSASRSGTGGDGSRAIFLDPPYATSGDLYAESTDGIAAKVRDWCTTAPGDMRVILCGYDAEHDALLDHGWTVTQGKSGSGAGYAARSDNGRRERLWMSPACIGAEQLALWHGGDAS from the coding sequence GTGACCCTCGCCGCCCCCTTCCCCTACTTCGGCGGGAAGCGCCGAGCCGCCCCCATCATCTGGGCCGCACTAGGCGACCCAGCCGGGTACGTCGAGCCCTTCGCCGGTTCTGCTGCCGTGTTGCTCGCGCGCCCGACGTTCTCGGGCCGCCGCGTGGAGACCATCAACGACGCGGACGGGTGGCTAGTCAACGCGTGGCGCTCGATCGTGGCGCGCCCCGGGGACGTCGCCCGACACGCGGCCGGTCCGGTAACCGAGATCGACTACCACGCACGGCTGGCGTGGCTGCAAGAGCGCAGGTCGCCAGATCTCGTGGCGTGGCTGGAGGGCGACCCCGAGGCGTGCGACGCGAAGGCTGCCGGCTGGTGGCTGTATGTGATGGCGTGCGGCATCGGCGACCCATTCGGCGCTGGCCCTTGGAGGGTGGTGGACGGCCACCTGCGCAAGTCCGGTGACGCCGGGCGGGGCGTGAACCGTGAGTTGCCCCACCTCGGTAACGCCGGGCGGGGCGTGAACCGTGAGTTGCCCCACCTCGGTAACGCCGGGCAGGGGCCACTTGCCGACTACCTCGACAGGCTCGCACGGCGCCTAGCCCGCGTCCGCATCACCTGCGGATCGTGGGAACGTGTCGTCACCCCTAGCGCATCACGCTCCGGGACGGGGGGCGACGGCTCGCGGGCCATATTCCTCGACCCGCCTTACGCCACCTCCGGAGACCTGTACGCCGAGTCGACGGACGGCATTGCGGCAAAGGTCCGCGACTGGTGCACCACCGCACCGGGTGACATGCGCGTCATCCTTTGCGGATACGACGCTGAGCACGACGCCCTACTCGATCACGGGTGGACCGTCACTCAGGGCAAGTCCGGCAGTGGTGCAGGGTACGCGGCCCGCTCGGACAACGGCCGCCGCGAGCGACTGTGGATGAGCCCGGCCTGCATCGGCGCAGAGCAACTGGCTCTCTGGCACGGGGGTGACGCGTCATGA
- a CDS encoding VRR-NUC domain-containing protein, which translates to MTPRMSEADLQRTVLDMARWHGVLAFHSTDPRRDTCAGFPDLVLLGDRVAFVELKTATGRVRPEQQIWLDRLRAAGQAVYVIRPQDVADGTVQRLMRGLRK; encoded by the coding sequence ATGACCCCCCGCATGTCCGAGGCTGACCTCCAGCGCACCGTCCTCGACATGGCCCGCTGGCACGGCGTCCTCGCGTTCCACTCCACCGACCCGCGCCGCGACACGTGCGCGGGATTCCCCGACCTCGTCCTGCTCGGCGACCGCGTCGCCTTCGTCGAGCTGAAGACCGCTACGGGCCGGGTCCGGCCCGAGCAGCAGATATGGCTGGACCGGCTCAGGGCTGCCGGCCAGGCCGTGTACGTGATCCGCCCACAGGACGTCGCTGACGGGACCGTCCAGCGACTGATGAGAGGACTGCGAAAGTGA